A genomic window from Gambusia affinis linkage group LG16, SWU_Gaff_1.0, whole genome shotgun sequence includes:
- the LOC122846530 gene encoding uncharacterized protein LOC122846530: MASSTPRQALISKLKKKLISLSRDHLQMIASLIDDGPAHNVDVLSARELTILIIDFISSEKLSSLEDEGMTQLHLLDDLISDLLASNVGAAGDDPSTPVRTQDGSASQSGCPNPIYSDRESAPPVTDIPLQPTHTTSNVNTQSPAQLNSDTHTPMSQTDRDCSPARVSTAATPAESPTERENDPLKQQDPPAQDSADKKSPSGSGNGNFFSKPAGIFLIAGSAVLGGIGAVALAPVVLGAVGFTSAGIAAGSFAASMMSAAAIANGGGVAAGSLVAILQSAGAVGLSAAASTAVAGVGAGVGAGIGATAGLLAGNTNKQEEVNEEGKEKKDKEENDDGEIKDKEEKNDREEEEEEKEKEGESDGQYKKKK, encoded by the exons ATGGCCAGCAGCACTCCACGGCAAGCACTGATATCCAAACTCAAGAAAAAGCTTATTTCACTGAGTAGAGATCACCTACAGATGATTGCGTCTTTGATTGACGATGGTCCCGCTCacaatgttgatgttttaagtGCACGAGAACTGACCATCCTAATTATTGACTTCATCAGTAGTGAAAAACTGAGCTCATTGGAGGATGAAGGCATGACCCAGCTGCATCTCTTGGATGACCTGATTAGTGATCTGCTCGCCTCTAATGTCGGTGCAGCTGGAGATGACCCATCCACACCTGTAAGAACACAAGATGGATCAGCCAGTCAGTCTGGATGTCCTAATCCCATCTATTCAGACCGGGAATCAGCTCCTCCTGTTACAGACATTCCCCTTCAGCCAACACATACAACCAGCAACGTCAATACTCAATCACCTGCACAGCTGAACAGTGACACTCACACCCCCATGTCCCAAACGGACAGGGATTGTTCTCCAGCAAGAGTCTCCACTGCTGCAACACCAGCAGAATCACctacagaaagagaaaatg atCCTCTGAAGCAACAAGACCCACCAGCTCAGGACTCTGCTGATAAAAAGTCACCATCAGGAAGCGGCAATGGAAACTTCTTCTCAAAGCCAGCAG GAATATTTCTCATAGCAGGATCTGCAG TCTTGGGGGGAATCGGTGCAGTGGCGCTGGCTCCTGTTGTTCTGGGGGCCGTTGGTTTCACCTCAGCTGGGATAGCAGCGGGCTCCTTCGCTGCAAGCATGATGTCTGCTGCTGCCATCGCCAACGGCGGAGGGGTGGCAGCAGGAAGCCTGGTGGCGATTCTACAATCTGCAG GAGCTGTTGGTCTCTCTGCGGCCGCCTCTACAGCTGTGGCTGGTGTTGGAGCTGGTGTTGGAGCTGGTATTGGGGCCACTGCAGGGCTGCTGGCAGGCAACACCAACAAGCAAGAGGAGGTGAACGAGGAAGGCAAAGAGAAGAAGGATAAGGAAGAAAACGATGATGGGGAGATTAAGGATAAGGAAGAGAAGAATgacagggaggaggaggaagaggagaaggagaaggaaggCGAGTCAGACGGACagtacaagaagaaaaaatag